Proteins encoded together in one Hymenobacter monticola window:
- a CDS encoding GlcG/HbpS family heme-binding protein: MGITLEQAQAALKAAHQKALDLGVKMNIAVVDAGANLTAFARMDDAWLGSLDISIKKAKTARFFDMPTGEIGKLAQPGGPLYNIEHSNGGLISFPGGIPIMDSGNRVIGAIGVSGSTVEDDHAVAQAGVDAIQGQ; encoded by the coding sequence ATGGGTATTACCCTCGAACAAGCCCAGGCCGCCCTCAAGGCCGCGCACCAGAAAGCCCTCGACCTGGGCGTCAAAATGAACATCGCCGTGGTCGATGCCGGCGCCAACCTCACAGCCTTCGCCCGCATGGACGACGCCTGGCTGGGCTCGCTCGACATCTCGATTAAGAAGGCCAAAACGGCGCGCTTCTTCGATATGCCCACCGGCGAAATCGGCAAGCTGGCCCAGCCCGGCGGCCCGCTCTACAACATCGAGCACTCCAACGGCGGCCTCATCAGCTTCCCCGGCGGCATCCCCATCATGGACTCGGGCAACCGGGTCATTGGCGCCATCGGCGTGTCGGGTAGCACCGTGGAGGACGACCACGCCGTGGCCCAGGCCGGCGTGGATGCCATTCAGGGGCAGTAG
- a CDS encoding 7-carboxy-7-deazaguanine synthase QueE gives MEQFYTIQGEGYNTGRAAYFIRLGGCDVGCHWCDVKESWDADAHPRQSIEQLVENVLAFPGRNVVITGGEPLMHDLGPLTAALQAAGCRTWIETSGAHPLSGTWDWVCVSPKKFKAPLPEVLDAAHELKVIVFNKHDFAWAEEHAALVPPTTRLYLQPEWSRAAAMTPELVDYVKQHPQWQVSLQTHKYLDIP, from the coding sequence ATGGAGCAGTTCTACACCATCCAAGGGGAAGGGTACAACACCGGACGGGCGGCGTATTTTATTCGGTTGGGCGGCTGCGATGTGGGCTGCCACTGGTGCGACGTAAAAGAATCGTGGGACGCCGATGCGCACCCGCGGCAGTCGATTGAGCAGCTGGTTGAAAACGTGCTGGCCTTTCCGGGGCGCAACGTGGTCATCACCGGTGGCGAGCCGCTGATGCACGACCTGGGGCCGCTCACGGCGGCGCTGCAAGCCGCCGGCTGCCGCACCTGGATTGAAACTTCGGGGGCGCACCCGCTCTCCGGTACTTGGGATTGGGTGTGCGTGTCGCCCAAGAAATTCAAAGCCCCGTTGCCGGAAGTGCTGGACGCGGCGCATGAGCTGAAAGTCATCGTGTTCAACAAGCACGATTTCGCCTGGGCCGAGGAGCACGCGGCCTTGGTGCCGCCCACCACCCGCTTATACTTGCAACCCGAATGGAGCCGGGCCGCCGCTATGACGCCTGAGCTGGTTGACTACGTGAAGCAGCACCCGCAATGGCAGGTTTCGCTGCAAACCCATAAGTATCTGGACATTCCTTAG
- the lepA gene encoding translation elongation factor 4, whose protein sequence is MKNIRNFCIIAHIDHGKSTLADRLLEFTSTVAKRDMQAQLLDNMDLERERGITIKSHAIQMQYPYKGELYTLNLIDTPGHVDFSYEVSRSIAACEGALLIVDASQGIEAQTISNLYLAIGADLEIIPVLNKIDLPHAMPEEVTDEIVDLIGCKPDDIIHASGKAGIGIEAILNAICERVPAPKGDPEGPLQALIFDSVFNSYRGIEVLFRIKNGTMKKGDKLRFMATGKEYGADEIGILGLNQEPRQEISAGNVGYLISGIKEAREVKVGDTITHVHRPTPEAIQGFADVKPMVFAGIYPVDTTEYEELRSSMEKLQLNDASLVWEPETSVALGFGFRCGFLGMLHMEIVQERLEREFNMTVITTVPSVQFHATGTKDQMLTINAPSEMPEPNLIKHIEEPYIKAQIITASEYVGAIITLCMDKRGIIKGQSYLTSERVEMSFELPLSEIVFDFFDKLKSISRGYASLDYELIGFRESDMVKLDVMLNGEKVDALSAIVHRSKSYEWGKRLCEKLRELLPRQMFDIAIQASIGQKIIARETVKALRKNVIAKCYGGDISRKRKLLEKQKEGKKRMRSVGSVEIPQEAFLAVLKID, encoded by the coding sequence GTGAAGAATATCCGCAATTTTTGCATCATTGCCCACATCGACCACGGCAAAAGCACCCTGGCCGACCGCCTGCTTGAGTTTACCAGCACCGTGGCCAAGCGCGACATGCAGGCCCAGCTGCTCGACAACATGGACCTGGAGCGCGAGCGGGGCATCACCATCAAGAGCCACGCCATCCAGATGCAGTACCCTTATAAGGGGGAGCTGTACACGCTGAACCTGATTGATACGCCCGGCCACGTCGACTTCAGCTACGAGGTGAGCCGCAGCATCGCCGCCTGCGAAGGCGCCCTGCTGATTGTGGACGCGTCGCAGGGTATTGAGGCCCAGACCATTTCCAACCTGTACCTCGCCATCGGGGCCGACCTGGAAATCATTCCGGTGCTCAACAAAATCGACCTCCCGCACGCCATGCCGGAGGAAGTGACCGACGAAATCGTAGACCTCATTGGCTGCAAGCCCGACGACATCATCCACGCCTCGGGCAAGGCCGGTATCGGCATCGAAGCCATCCTGAACGCCATCTGCGAGCGGGTGCCCGCTCCCAAAGGCGACCCGGAAGGCCCCCTGCAGGCTCTGATTTTCGACTCCGTTTTCAATTCCTACCGCGGCATCGAGGTCCTGTTCCGTATCAAGAACGGCACCATGAAGAAGGGCGACAAGCTCCGCTTCATGGCCACGGGCAAAGAGTACGGCGCCGACGAAATCGGCATCCTGGGCCTCAACCAGGAGCCGCGCCAGGAAATCAGCGCCGGCAACGTGGGCTACCTCATTTCCGGCATCAAGGAAGCCCGCGAGGTGAAGGTGGGCGACACCATCACGCACGTGCACCGGCCCACGCCCGAAGCCATCCAAGGCTTCGCCGACGTGAAGCCGATGGTTTTCGCCGGCATCTACCCCGTCGATACCACCGAGTACGAAGAGCTGCGCTCCAGCATGGAGAAGCTGCAGCTCAACGACGCCTCGCTGGTGTGGGAGCCCGAAACTTCGGTGGCCCTGGGCTTCGGCTTCCGCTGCGGCTTCCTGGGTATGCTGCACATGGAAATCGTACAGGAGCGCCTGGAGCGCGAGTTCAACATGACGGTCATCACCACCGTGCCGAGCGTGCAGTTCCACGCCACCGGCACCAAAGACCAGATGCTGACCATCAACGCGCCGAGCGAAATGCCCGAGCCGAACCTGATTAAGCACATCGAGGAGCCCTACATCAAGGCCCAGATTATCACGGCCTCGGAGTACGTGGGCGCCATCATCACGCTGTGCATGGACAAGCGCGGCATCATCAAAGGCCAGAGCTACCTGACTTCTGAGCGGGTGGAAATGAGCTTTGAGCTACCGCTGTCGGAAATCGTGTTCGACTTTTTCGACAAGCTCAAGTCCATCAGCCGCGGCTACGCCTCGCTCGACTACGAGCTGATTGGTTTCCGCGAGTCCGACATGGTGAAGCTCGACGTGATGCTGAACGGCGAAAAAGTGGACGCCCTGTCGGCCATTGTGCACCGCTCCAAGAGCTACGAGTGGGGCAAGCGCCTCTGCGAGAAGCTGCGCGAGCTGCTGCCCCGCCAGATGTTCGACATCGCCATTCAGGCGTCTATCGGCCAGAAAATCATCGCCCGCGAAACCGTGAAGGCCCTGCGCAAAAACGTAATTGCCAAGTGCTACGGCGGCGACATCAGCCGCAAGCGCAAGCTGCTCGAAAAGCAGAAGGAGGGCAAGAAACGGATGCGTTCCGTGGGCTCCGTCGAAATCCCGCAAGAGGCGTTTTTGGCAGTGCTTAAGATTGATTAA
- a CDS encoding OmpA family protein, with product MRRNSMWGALRLGVMSLLCLTAAETAWAQLTPKVPVPTNTKARSLLEKAQQQTRERDFVKAVETLNQLNEKFPSFGDAYLLKGSLLKAMGDNRNAMAAYRDGLGKVSLEAVHASEYQLLGDLALSYGDYQTALDAYKNLLKVAPKTQKNLAKSQRQLLTCEFALNAMKHPVGEAPVALPSPMNAFKFQYFPALTADNRFLLFTGRPAASSGEDLYVSRQSKDGSLGAPVPISPAINSSYNEGAGSISGDGKTLVFASCDRPKAIGNCDLYISRRTGNNWSTPVNLGTNVNSTEWDSQPSLSADGRTLYFTSTRRGGQGQEDIYVSTLQPDGTWSMAQNVGTPVNTAGKDMAPFIHASGTTLYYVTDGLVGMGGLDVFRCEKNANGSWSEPRNLGYPLNTFENEASLFITSDNQKGFCSRTKASDEPPGGYRLARERPVELFSFAVPAPVKARETSTYTQGRVFDANTKKPLKAEVKLYDLDTDVLTQFVTSDPEYGDYTVVLNEGHHYAMYASADKYLLKSLSFDYSNQHTFDPLALDIYLEPVRSGRSVVLNNLFFDTNKYDLKPQSRTELNRLIEFMRQYRDVQIEVSGYTDNVGSPEANIQLSQRRAQSVVEYLSSHGVSSNRLRSKGYGEGHPLVANDTEAHRQLNRRIELHIL from the coding sequence ATGCGTCGCAATTCAATGTGGGGGGCGTTGCGCCTCGGAGTGATGAGCTTGCTGTGCCTGACGGCGGCCGAAACGGCCTGGGCCCAGCTAACGCCCAAGGTGCCCGTACCCACCAACACCAAGGCGCGGTCGTTGCTGGAAAAGGCCCAGCAGCAAACCCGGGAGCGCGACTTCGTGAAAGCCGTGGAAACGTTGAACCAGCTCAACGAGAAGTTCCCATCCTTTGGGGATGCGTATCTGTTGAAGGGTTCACTGCTGAAAGCCATGGGCGACAACCGCAATGCCATGGCCGCCTACCGCGACGGCTTGGGCAAGGTGTCCCTCGAAGCCGTGCACGCCTCGGAATACCAGTTGTTGGGCGACCTGGCCCTGAGCTACGGCGACTACCAAACGGCCCTTGACGCCTACAAGAACCTGCTGAAAGTGGCGCCCAAGACGCAGAAGAACCTGGCCAAGTCGCAGCGCCAGCTGCTCACCTGCGAGTTTGCGCTGAACGCAATGAAACACCCCGTGGGCGAGGCGCCGGTGGCCCTGCCTTCGCCGATGAATGCGTTCAAGTTTCAATACTTTCCGGCGCTCACGGCCGACAACCGCTTTCTGCTCTTCACGGGGCGCCCGGCGGCCAGCAGCGGCGAGGACCTGTACGTGAGCCGGCAGAGCAAAGATGGCAGCCTGGGCGCCCCGGTGCCCATCTCGCCGGCCATCAACAGCAGTTACAACGAAGGCGCGGGCTCTATCTCGGGCGACGGTAAAACGCTGGTGTTCGCTTCCTGCGACCGGCCCAAGGCCATTGGCAACTGCGACCTCTACATCTCGCGCCGCACCGGCAACAACTGGAGCACCCCCGTGAACCTGGGCACCAACGTGAACTCCACGGAATGGGATTCGCAGCCCTCGCTCTCGGCCGACGGCCGGACGCTGTACTTCACCTCGACGCGCCGCGGCGGGCAGGGCCAGGAAGACATTTACGTGAGCACCCTGCAGCCCGATGGCACCTGGAGCATGGCCCAAAACGTGGGCACGCCCGTGAACACGGCCGGCAAAGACATGGCCCCGTTCATCCACGCCAGCGGCACCACACTCTATTATGTGACGGACGGGCTGGTGGGCATGGGCGGCCTCGACGTGTTTCGGTGCGAGAAGAATGCCAACGGCAGCTGGAGCGAACCCCGCAACCTGGGCTACCCGCTTAATACCTTCGAGAACGAAGCCTCGCTGTTCATCACTTCCGACAACCAGAAGGGCTTTTGCTCCCGCACCAAGGCCTCGGACGAGCCGCCGGGGGGCTACCGCCTGGCCCGCGAGCGGCCGGTGGAGCTGTTCAGCTTTGCAGTGCCCGCCCCTGTGAAAGCCCGCGAAACCAGCACCTACACCCAGGGCCGCGTGTTCGACGCCAACACCAAAAAGCCGCTCAAGGCCGAGGTGAAGCTCTACGACCTCGACACCGACGTGCTGACCCAGTTCGTGACTTCTGACCCCGAGTACGGCGACTACACCGTGGTGCTCAACGAAGGCCACCACTACGCCATGTACGCCTCGGCGGATAAGTATCTGCTCAAGAGCCTCAGCTTCGACTATTCCAACCAGCACACCTTCGACCCACTCGCGCTGGACATCTATCTGGAGCCTGTGCGCTCGGGCCGGAGCGTGGTGCTGAACAACCTGTTTTTCGACACCAACAAATACGACCTCAAGCCCCAGTCGCGCACCGAGCTCAACCGACTGATTGAGTTCATGCGCCAATACCGCGACGTACAGATTGAGGTGTCGGGCTACACCGACAACGTGGGTTCGCCCGAAGCCAACATCCAGCTGTCGCAGCGCCGGGCCCAGTCCGTGGTCGAGTACCTGTCCAGCCACGGCGTCTCCAGCAATCGCCTCCGTTCGAAGGGCTACGGCGAAGGCCACCCCCTCGTCGCCAATGACACCGAGGCCCACCGCCAGCTAAACCGGCGAATTGAGCTACACATTCTGTAG
- a CDS encoding DUF5684 domain-containing protein, with protein sequence MENQPSVAGILFFLLIELGIFVLVFAGLWKLFVKAGKPGWAAIIPIYNIIVMQEIVGREAWKIILLFIPLVNIYFGITLYVSFAKAYGKYGIGNYLAIIFLGIIFIPLWGFSNEVQYVGPVEGPNQNLAPATTF encoded by the coding sequence ATGGAAAACCAACCTTCAGTAGCTGGCATTCTCTTTTTTCTACTCATTGAGCTAGGCATTTTTGTTCTTGTTTTCGCAGGACTTTGGAAGCTTTTTGTAAAAGCTGGCAAGCCGGGGTGGGCAGCCATCATTCCCATCTACAACATCATCGTGATGCAGGAGATTGTAGGCCGGGAGGCCTGGAAAATCATTCTGCTTTTCATTCCGCTCGTCAACATTTACTTCGGCATCACGCTCTATGTCAGTTTCGCCAAAGCTTATGGCAAGTATGGCATTGGTAATTACCTGGCAATTATCTTCCTGGGCATCATTTTCATTCCGCTGTGGGGCTTCTCCAATGAGGTGCAATACGTTGGTCCAGTAGAAGGGCCCAATCAAAACCTTGCCCCGGCAACTACCTTCTAA
- a CDS encoding DUF4177 domain-containing protein, with the protein MKRFEYRLLDTVSGFFSGIDYQELTNHLNALGREGWEVVSVVDTIFTSHQTRGLLITLKREY; encoded by the coding sequence ATGAAACGCTTTGAATATCGATTGCTGGACACCGTGAGTGGGTTTTTCAGCGGCATTGACTACCAGGAGCTGACCAATCACCTGAACGCCCTGGGGCGGGAAGGGTGGGAGGTCGTTTCCGTCGTGGACACCATTTTCACGTCGCATCAAACCCGCGGCCTGCTTATTACCCTCAAGCGCGAATACTAG
- a CDS encoding citrate synthase, whose translation MAETAELILDGKSITLPVIEGTEHEKAFDIGKLRDQTGYVTLDSGYKNTGATKSAITFLDGEEGILRYRGYPIEQLAEKSSFLEVAYLLIYGALPTKAELDNFSGQITKHTLVHEDMRKIFDGFPSATHPMAILSSLICALTGFYPQSVSPDLSPEEMELNVIRLMAKMPTIAAWTYKNNMGHPLNYPRNDMDYCANFLYMMFSFPTEKYEINPVVVSALNKLLILHADHEQNCSTSTVRLVGSANASLYGSVSAGINALWGPLHGGANQEVIEMLEAIEADGGDTSKFIAKAKDKNDSFRLMGFGHRVYKNFDPRATIIKKAADEVLQALGLQDSPLLKIAQELEQAALTDEYFISRKLYPNVDFYSGIIYKALGIPTEMFTVMFALGRLPGWIAQWKEMRENKEPIGRPRQIYTGELERDYVAIDARA comes from the coding sequence ATGGCAGAAACCGCTGAACTCATTCTCGACGGCAAGTCTATTACCTTGCCCGTCATTGAAGGCACCGAACACGAAAAAGCTTTCGACATCGGCAAGCTGCGCGACCAAACCGGCTACGTGACCCTCGATTCGGGCTACAAAAACACCGGCGCCACCAAAAGCGCCATCACTTTCCTCGACGGCGAAGAAGGCATTCTGCGCTACCGCGGCTACCCCATCGAGCAGCTGGCTGAGAAGTCGAGCTTCCTTGAAGTGGCTTACCTGTTGATTTACGGTGCCCTGCCCACCAAGGCCGAGCTCGACAACTTCAGCGGCCAAATCACCAAGCACACGCTGGTGCACGAGGACATGCGCAAGATTTTCGACGGTTTCCCGTCGGCTACGCACCCCATGGCCATCCTGTCGTCGCTCATCTGCGCCCTCACCGGCTTCTACCCGCAGAGCGTATCGCCCGACCTGAGCCCCGAGGAGATGGAGCTCAACGTCATCCGCCTGATGGCGAAGATGCCAACCATCGCGGCCTGGACCTATAAAAACAACATGGGTCACCCGCTGAACTACCCGCGCAACGACATGGATTATTGCGCGAATTTCCTCTACATGATGTTCAGCTTCCCCACCGAGAAGTACGAAATCAACCCGGTAGTGGTAAGCGCGCTCAACAAGCTCCTCATCCTGCACGCCGACCACGAGCAAAACTGCTCCACCAGCACGGTGCGCCTCGTGGGCTCGGCCAACGCCAGCCTCTACGGTTCGGTATCGGCCGGCATCAACGCCCTGTGGGGCCCCCTGCACGGCGGTGCCAACCAAGAGGTTATCGAAATGCTGGAAGCCATTGAGGCCGACGGCGGCGACACCAGCAAGTTCATCGCCAAGGCCAAGGACAAGAACGACTCGTTCCGCCTCATGGGCTTCGGCCACCGCGTGTACAAGAACTTCGACCCCCGCGCCACCATCATCAAAAAGGCCGCCGACGAGGTGCTGCAAGCCCTGGGCCTGCAAGACAGCCCCTTGCTGAAAATAGCGCAGGAGCTGGAGCAAGCTGCCCTCACCGACGAGTACTTCATCTCGCGCAAGCTTTACCCGAACGTGGACTTCTACTCAGGCATTATCTACAAAGCCCTGGGCATCCCCACCGAGATGTTCACGGTAATGTTCGCCCTGGGCCGCCTCCCCGGCTGGATTGCCCAGTGGAAAGAGATGCGCGAGAACAAAGAGCCCATCGGCCGTCCCCGCCAGATTTACACCGGCGAGCTCGAGCGCGACTACGTAGCCATCGACGCCCGCGCCTAA
- a CDS encoding bifunctional 5,10-methylenetetrahydrofolate dehydrogenase/5,10-methenyltetrahydrofolate cyclohydrolase has product MNNDFSVTTTSNLIDGKQTAEDIKVEIAAEVAALKAAGQKVPHLAAILVGHDGGSETYVRNKVLACERVGFASTLLRYEDDITEAELLAKVNELNHDPEIDGFIVQLPLPKHIDPEKVIEAIRPEKDVDGFHPMNTGRMVAGLPALLPATPSGIVELLARQGIKTSGKHAVVIGRSNIVGTPVSILLAKNLDTANCTVTLCHSRTENLAEICRTADIVVAAIGRPEFVTADMVRPGAVVIDVGTTRVADASKKNGYALKGDVNFAEVAPLASAITPVPGGVGPMTIAMLLLNTLRAAKGEIYPKSAN; this is encoded by the coding sequence ATGAATAATGATTTTTCGGTAACAACCACTTCCAATCTCATCGACGGTAAGCAAACCGCCGAAGACATCAAAGTCGAAATCGCCGCCGAAGTAGCGGCCCTGAAAGCTGCCGGCCAAAAAGTGCCGCACCTCGCCGCCATTCTTGTGGGCCACGACGGCGGCTCCGAAACCTACGTGCGCAACAAGGTGCTGGCCTGCGAGCGGGTGGGCTTCGCTTCCACGCTGTTGCGCTACGAAGACGACATCACCGAAGCCGAACTGTTGGCCAAAGTGAACGAGCTGAACCATGACCCCGAAATCGACGGCTTCATCGTGCAGCTGCCCCTGCCCAAGCACATCGACCCCGAGAAGGTCATCGAAGCCATTCGGCCTGAAAAGGACGTGGACGGCTTTCACCCCATGAACACCGGCCGCATGGTGGCGGGGTTGCCGGCGCTGCTGCCCGCCACCCCGTCGGGCATCGTGGAGCTGCTGGCGCGGCAGGGCATCAAAACCAGTGGCAAGCACGCCGTGGTAATTGGCCGCTCCAATATTGTGGGCACGCCGGTTAGCATCTTGCTGGCTAAGAATTTGGATACGGCCAACTGCACGGTCACTTTATGCCATTCGCGTACCGAGAACCTAGCCGAAATCTGCCGGACGGCCGACATCGTGGTGGCCGCCATTGGCCGGCCCGAGTTCGTGACGGCCGACATGGTGCGGCCCGGCGCCGTGGTGATTGATGTGGGCACCACCCGCGTGGCCGATGCCAGCAAGAAGAACGGTTACGCGCTGAAAGGCGATGTGAATTTTGCCGAGGTGGCCCCCTTGGCATCGGCCATCACGCCGGTGCCTGGCGGGGTGGGCCCGATGACCATTGCCATGCTTTTGCTGAACACTTTGCGGGCCGCGAAGGGCGAAATATACCCTAAGTCGGCGAATTGA